Proteins from a genomic interval of Zingiber officinale cultivar Zhangliang chromosome 1B, Zo_v1.1, whole genome shotgun sequence:
- the LOC122055867 gene encoding tubulin alpha-1 chain-like, translated as MREIISIHIGQAGIQVGNACWELYCLEHGIQPDGIMASDSTVGVACDAFNTFFSETGAGKHVPRAIFVDLEPTVIDEVRSGSYRQLFHPEQLISGKEDAANNFARGHYTVGKEIVDLCLDRVRKLADNCTGLQGFLVFNAVGGGTGSGLGSLLLERLSVDYGKKSKLGFTIYPSPQVSTAVVEPYNSVLSTHSLLEHTDVAILLDNEAIYDICRRSLDIERPTYTNLNRLISQVISSLTTSLRFDGAINVDITEFQTNLVPYPRIHFMLSSYAPVISAEKAYHEQLSVPEITNAVFEPSSMMAKCDPRHGKYMACCLMYRGDVVPKDVNAAVATIKTKRTVQFVDWCPTGFKCGINYQPPTVVPGGDLAKVQRAVCMISNNTAVAEVFSRIDHKFDLMYAKRAFVHWYVGEGMEEGEFSEAREDLAALEKDYEEVGAEGADDEEDPEDF; from the exons ATGAGGGAGATCATAAGTATTCACATCGGTCAGGCCGGGATCCAGGTCGGGAATGCCTGCTGGGAACTCTACTGCCTTGAACACGGCATCCAGCCCGATGGCATAATGGCCAG TGATTCTACTGTAGGAGTGGCCTGCGACGCCTTCAATACCTTCTTCAGTGAAACTGGTGCTGGGAAGCATGTGCCAAGGGCCATCTTTGTGGATCTGGAGCCGACTGTCATTGACGAAGTTAGATCTGGATCTTATCGCCAACTCTTCCATCCGGAACAACTCATCTCTGGGAAGGAGGATGCAGCTAATAACTTTGCCAGGGGCCACTACACAG TGGGAAAGGAAATTGTTGACCTCTGCCTTGATCGTGTCAGGAAACTAGCTGACAACTGCACTGGGTTGCAAGGGTTTTTAGTCTTCAATGCTGTTGGTGGCGGTACCGGATCTGGTTTGGGTTCCTTGCTTTTGGAAAGGCTATCTGTGGATTATGGCAAGAAGTCAAAGCTGGGTTTCACAATCTACCCCTCTCCTCAG GTATCTACAGCAGTTGTGGAACCGTATAACAGTGTCCTTTCCACACACTCTCTTCTTGAGCACACCGATGTTGCAATTCTTTTGGACAATGAGGCAATTTATGATATCTGCAGAAGATCTCTGGATATTGAGCGTCCAACTTATACCAACTTGAACAGATTGATTTCTCAGGTCATATCTTCTTTGACCACCTCCCTGAGGTTCGATGGAGCCATTAATGTTGATATAACTGAGTTTCAAACCAATCTTGTCCCATATCCTAGAATTCATTTCATGCTTTCCTCATATGCACCTGTCATTTCTGCTGAGAAAGCATACCACGAGCAACTTTCAGTTCCTGAAATCACAAATGCTGTATTTGAGCCTTCAAGCATGATGGCAAAATGTGACCCAAGGCATGGAAAATACATGGCTTGTTGTTTAATGTACCGAGGAGATGTTGTGCCCAAAGATGTCAATGCAGCTGTTGCGACCATTAAGACCAAGAGAACTGTCCAATTTGTCGACTG GTGCCCTACTGGTTTTAAGTGCGGTATCAACTACCAGCCACCTACAGTAGTGCCTGGAGGTGATCTAGCCAAGGTTCAGCGAGCTGTGTGCATGATCAGCAACAACACTGCTGTCGCCGAGGTGTTTTCAAGAATCGACCATAAATTTGACCTCATGTATGCTAAGCGAGCCTTTGTCCACTGGTACGTGGGCGAGGGAATGGAAGAAGGTGAGTTCTCAGAAGCACGGGAGGACTTGGCTGCCCTCGAGAAGGACTACGAGGAGGTTGGGGCAGAAGGTGCTGATGATGAGGAAGATCCAGAGGATTTCTAA